Proteins co-encoded in one Hyla sarda isolate aHylSar1 chromosome 4, aHylSar1.hap1, whole genome shotgun sequence genomic window:
- the GOLGB1 gene encoding golgin subfamily B member 1 isoform X1, whose translation MFSRLSGIANTVLHELSGDGEGSENARDIDPGPESGIGEGMSEDQMERLAHYEQLVAQLKDLIQHKDAELQCKDTELQQKESQIKVEREASEAKFAKLKLQAKAKVTALNKQIEELKKTGADQISQGEREDQHRNGQNESSKSVQDVEDTSLKLQDTINDLTRQLNESHNNISALAEQLSDSQEIIAGLTKQLQDSQESVLQHTQALRESQDAVKSLQEKQELETRQIQRTLEEKTEALHSRNQVVEMLEQELQSAELQKQVLSEQFREMEQELISLRESLVIEQKEHSQQAELYKDLLEEKDILCQQLQETIDKDKGAASEVESLKSQLEKVKLQLDTVPQPDLEHIQVELGREAQEELDKLRTELEKEKGAQAELQQLSELLEKEKAAQEKLEKDTEEEVQQLRKELEKEKNEKEALLQITEKLKNGKADNEELQKLREQLEKEKGAQEELQQLREELQKEKGAQEQLQQLKEELEKGRGAQEDLQKLKEPEKERGAQEELQQKEKGAQEELQKLQEPEKEKGAQEELQQKEKGAQEELQQKEKGAQEELQQKERGAQEELQQLREEPEMEKGAQEELQRLRAELEQQKETKTQLQVELNLLKKLNEELLAKAKGEQDTLNRNEGDLASVKIELESRNKKKEELFKLKEELQRINESLKEFDYVKEKLERGQKTLSDLERMKQEMDRMRDADTELCVQELPQKEPAGVKKDLQTLVTFANLNTQHYTVTTDEDTGTISSTVSCRESVISHQVLQSTSVNVQTNSVSQELVFDASVEDGKEKQLSILMMDLKDTQEEINKLKGELLPEGNINECILREQAIENNKDVSEKAETPIQILDSSDLKYQDINADNDEILVMKKMIAELQGQIETITSEKQQIALQLNVVLGKQTRGETVQQLNEFLEIEKQQLTAYESQNILVEQVQSLENEFKSKDVKITALQKDLDLMNLLLSERNELIKLQENQLEEKERHLESFNQVLSLSQNKEERLSEELATSEHEKALLQDLLAQKTIEIQGLQESISEKDRQVEEISHSLSDKVVLLNEEKYSMSKEIKALKEQLNATIQDQNGKDEELIQALRKENTEIHLEVEKVTKEKCHLQEMLESVRSEVAELKSQLETVEIKQAQSQKIIKIAHEEQETLQSQLQDQKCELLNRQKDYEELQIQLDTKMNYNVQQLQLISEKQQNSLEIIEHLQGEKSALESQLKAYVERSERDAGREELNDKEELQTQLADHKKEIEQLKKKLQAALISRKELNRKISKLEKQMVNTAVNQEMELTGSANVEVKSNVEEISEQSITADSLKQQLSEKEFDLETVRKELVEKSAANVQLQNMVEELLLELKDKSNQIESLKTEHTEGTPVDSNILDDNQEARIQLKNRIATLEQDKEILQKKLQEALHSRKDTIKKAQEKDRHHREQLKQQKEDFSLLQEKYEKLELNQKAHPISEAILEERSAQAIMPYPSEKPQCTIPNTSEHLISVSLSEENPEESHWGKDWVDVSPASVEDSVHDTSGISGLAIKDYQSQLEVFQSQKSELELKTLQLEETLSGHLKQISHMQNTIDQLNRELQNEKEKNVSLEEHASTLKAEIESSNQEISHLNEVTIGNLNKELMCKREEIEQLQQALEGLNLALKNGNVLLAEKDNVVLSLKTQLEVQTKEYEEHTRKQSLESQNKLDEEVEECKGKQQLQRKLQAALISRKDALKENKALKLELDSVINIKDDLSNRLQISEGLVNHLNVEKDTWLKTASAQKEERDRLIAEIDKCLLENQNFEASCESLKLALAGITQEKEDLRKELESMKLYSNSQVSEWQEKLTDLQKEYETLLQSYENVSNETDRMKRAVETVRHEKQELFSKIKSVETEKKEVEQQLEEAEKEIENMKEKMRKFAKAKQQKILELEEENDRLRGESQLAMVDQKSDTANAENASLKEELDKVHSENHSLILQLEQVKSEKDDIAQEIESLRLQLHNVKANVQIRLQEPISEIHEETIIKNEVEVAGSQLLEDEALIEKQQEYGELAAKHEQGQQEETQEETLQMKELIKKLEGNAMIKQNEIEYKNGEITILMEEKLSLETQLMNLQSRVTKMEIEIVELENKYQVAIDDLDEVKRQKYAVELEKDELEERLMNQMAELNGSIGNFQQDAMDLQVKNDNLEKEMENVKLQLEEEKRQLERQKVEALSVAQKEYVEKLKSANQSAKGRKTLSKELQELLKEKQQEVRHLQKDCIRYQETISGLERTIKALEFEHNNCEKEKLISNDKVMKAMEDTSKAQKDLASFRVLLDDTQSEAARVLAENLKLKDDMNTITENTTIMLKKKEEDMEKRLYTEREKHMKEIANLQQKINVLQQEKEHLEGFIVNLQSQMNDKDQEMKNLQGNLNQNIAKLAAFTHSMCSLQNDRDRVIEESKKWSDTFTDAMQKKDTEINNKEKVCLDLKNELLHIKSQLEELKVEVTRLQSENTELVTSRQAEAEGHLKTKETLLGQTTILSSSLEEEQKRHSVCQQELKLRTQEANDRQNQLEALKIEISQIKYINENLSEAVKRLEAEVQDCKLHNEQLQSDLQASKSLREQLHKELEQKEQDVVQLLNSRDEAVSTAVSELHDVHAIECKTLEDKLKETDGERLKMQDKIEKLKTQLKASKEEVKQSKGQLESFTKSMCSLQEEREHILSDYQQLEQRHLDAILAKDGLIQEAAAESNELREELRNLRSRTDDLNAQNAKLNAQLTRYRDDLRELISLKDSQLKQLLGEKIQEIETLRHELSNQEQQLTKEKSQSEIFQRGLDESKLENQKMLEEVANLNFNVSQLHTEIGTLQNQAEQDKQEMQILKEELIQVQKELTRVQEESSCAQVEAEQRVQHAEDELNKKLKSIQHDTGILRTETETAEERVAELARDLMESEQRLLTANEEISGLKAQLQAFEGSMRSLQDSHDLAQEEVQRLQEQLNVVSVMNTELSAVNSEKDHLNILLSESKEEQHKMEMQLKDVKKTLQAKEEEIIRMTSEYNSSQTQLQNMSKEMGSLQEDRFRLQSTLKTPKEIERSLQSPYQKETKISHNDASNSAEELQRMQIEVQNLHTQLNETLTQVHHKELRIQQLNSKLSHIFEEKNTFSLQLRGSNQQLRDVTSRCSSLERQLQELQQKNLETLASDTAPGAPQEKKQPQTETDQQLLELQERYVELKQQITDQEQVRSVLEQQLREERQRSECRIQELEENVNQLSSHDWSTSQDSAPHELSLLIETNGTTSVKTRKSSLRRFLRFFLCSRTKAPLLFSVYLLLIHVLLFLCFTGHL comes from the exons ATGTTTAGCCGTCTTTCTGGCATTGCCAACACAGTCCTTCATGAGCTTTCTGGTGATGGCGAAGGATCTGAAAACGCAAGAGACATT GACCCTGGACCAGAATCTGGAATTGGAGAGGGAATGTCAGAGGACCAGATGGAAAGATTGGCGCATTATGAGCAATTGGTGGCGCAGCTAAAAGATCTGATTCAGCATAAGGATGCAGAGTTACAATGCAAGGATACAGAACTTCAGCAGAAGGAAAGCCAGATTAAG GTGGAGAGAGAAGCTTCAGAAGCTAAGTTTGCAAAGCTGAAACTTCAGGCTAAAGCCAAAGTCACAGCTCTGAACAAGCAGATTGAAGAACTCAAGAAAACAGGCGCTGATCAG ATAAGCCAAGGTGAAAGAGAAGATCAACACCGTAATGGTCAAAATGAATCATCAAAAAGTGTACAGGATGTTGAAGATACCAGCTTGAAACTCCAAGATACTATTAATGATCTTACAAGACAGTTAAATGAGAGTCACAATAACATCAGTGCGCTCGCAGAACAACTTTCCGATAGTCAAGAAATTATTGCTGGTCTGACAAAGCAGCTACAAGACAGTCAAGAAAGTGTGCTCCAACACACACAAGCCCTTCGGGAAAGCCAGGATGCTGTGAAAAGTCTTCAGGAGAAGCAAGAGCTCGAG ACTCGTCAAATACAGAGAACACTAGAAGAAAAGACTGAAGCCCTCCATTCCCGCAATCAGGTGGTGGAGATGTTGGAGCAAGAATTACAGAGTGCTGAACTTCAGAAGCAG GTCTTGTCCGAGCAGTTTCGTGAGATGGAACAGGAATTGATATCTCTACGAGAATCTCTAGTTATTGAACAAAAAGAGCATTCTCAACAAGCTGAATTGTACAAAGACTTATTGGAAGAGAAAGATATTTTATGCCAGCAGTTACAGGAAACTATTGATAAAGACAAGGGTGCAGCAAGTGAGGTAGAGTCTTTGAAATCACAACTGGAGAAGGTCAAACTGCAGCTGGATACTGTACCGCAGCCGGATTTGGAACACATCCAGGTTGAACTAGGAAGAGAAGCACAAGAGGAACTAGACAAATTGAGAACAGAGCTGGAGAAAGAAAAAGGAGCTCAGGCAGAATTACAGCAACTAAGTGAACTGCTTGAAAAGGAAAAGGCTGCCCAGGAAAAGCTGGAAAAAGATACAGAAGAGGAGGTGCAGCAACTAagaaaagagcttgaaaaggagAAAAATGAAAAGGAGGCATTACTGCAAATAACTGAAAAGCTTAAAAACGGAAAAGCTGACAATGAGGAGTTGCAGAAATTAAGAGAACAGCTTGAAAAAGAGAAGGGTGCCCAGGAAGAGTTGCAACAACTTAGAGAAGAACTTCAAAAAGAGAAAGGTGCCCAGGAACAGTTGCAACAACTTAAAGAAGAACTTGAAAAGGGGAGAGGTGCACAGGAGgacttgcagaaattaaaagaacCTGAAAAGGAGAGAGGTGCACAAGAGGAGTTGCAGCAAAAGGAGAAAGGTGCACAGGAGGAGTTGCAGAAATTGCAAGAACCTGAAAAGGAGAAAGGTGCACAGGAGGAGTTGCAGCAAAAAGAGAAAGGTGCACAAGAGGAGTTGCAGCAAAAGGAGAAAGGTGCACAAGAGGAGTTGCAGCAAAAGGAGAGAGGTGCACAGGAGGAGTTGCAGCAATTACGAGAAGAACCGGAAATGGAGAAAGGGGCACAGGAGGAATTGCAAAGATTAAGAGCAGAACTGGAACAGCAGAAAGAAACCAAAACACAGTTACAGGTTGAGCTGAACTTGCTAAAAAAACTTAATGAGGAGCTCTTGGCTAAAGCAAAAGGTGAGCAAGATACACTAAACAGAAATGAAGGTGATCTGGCAAGTGTGAAAATTGAGCTAGAAAGCAGAAATAAAAAGAAGGAAGAGTTGTTTAAATTGAAGGAAGAACTACAAAGAATTAATGAGTCCCTTAAAGAATTTGATTATGTAAAAGAAAAGTTGGAAAGAGGGCAGAAAACACTGAGTGATCTGGAGAGGATGAAACAGGAGATGGACAGAATGAGAGATGCTGATACTGAATTGTGTGTGCAGGAATTACCTCAAAAGGAGCCAGCAGGGGTTAAAAAGGACTTGCAAACCTTAGTCACTTTTGCAAACTTGAACACCCAGCACTACACAGTGACAACAG aTGAAGATACTGGTACCATATCCTCTACAGTCAGTTGTCGGGAATCTGTGATAAGTCACCAG gTATTACAATCCACTTCTGTGAATGTACAAACCAATTCAGTATCTCAGGAGCTTGTTTTTGATGCTAGTGTTGAAGATGGAAAGGAAAAGCAACTGTCTATACTTATGATGGATCTAAAAGATACTCAGGAAGAAATAAATAAGCTGAAAGGAGAACTGCTGCCAGAAGGCAATATAAATGAATGTATACTAAGGGAGCAGGCCATAGAAAATAACAAAGATGTATCAGAGAAAGCTGAAACTCCTATCCAGATCCTTGATTCTTCTGATCTCAAATACCAGGATATTAATGCAGACAATGATGAAATTCTTGTAATGAAAAAAATGATTGCAGAACTCCAAGGCCAGATTGAGACTATCACATCTGAGAAGCAGCAAATCGCCTTACAGCTCAATGTAGTTTTAGGTAAACAGACTAGAGGTGAAACGGTGCAGCAACTGAATGAATTTTTAGAGATTGAAAAGCAACAGTTGACTGCCTATGAAAGTCAAAACATACTTGTAGAACAAGTACAGAGTTTGGAAAATGAGTTTAAGTCTAAAGACGTAAAGATCACTGCTTTACAGAAAGACCTAGACCTTATGAATCTTCTGTTGTCTGAACGAAATGAACTCATAAAACTACAGGAAAACCAGTTGGAAGAGAAGGAACGACATCTTGAAAGCTTTAACCAAGTGCTTAGCCTTAGTCAAAATAAAGAGGAAAGACTCTCTGAAGAACTTGCCACTAGTGAACATGAAAAAGCCTTACTTCAAGACCTACTGGCACAAAAAACAATAGAGATTCAAGGCCTTCAAGAGTCCATTTCAGAAAAGGATAGACAAGTTGAAGAGATAAGCCACAGCTTATCTGATAAGGTGGttcttttaaatgaggaaaaataTTCCATGAGTAAGGAGATAAAAGCCCTGAAGGAACAGTTGAATGCCACCATCCAAGACCAAAATGGTAAGGATGAAGAATTAATACAGGCATTAAGAAAAGAAAATACAGAAATACATTTAGAAGTAGAAAAGGTTACTAAAGAGAAATGTCATCTTCAGGAGATGCTGGAAAGTGTTCGGAGTGAGGTTGCAGAGTTGAAAAGCCAATTGGAAACTGTGGAAATAAAGCAAGCCCAAAgccaaaaaattataaagattGCCCATGAAGAGCAGGAAACATTGCAATCACAGTTACAAGATCAGAAATGTGAACTCTTGAATAGACAAAAAGATTATGAGGAACTGCAAATTCAGTTAGATACCAAGATGAATTACAATGTGCAGCAGCTTCAACTCATAAGTGAGAAACAGCAAAATAGTTTGGAAATTATTGAACATTTGCAAGGGGAAAAGAGTGCACTGGAAAGTCAGCTTAAAGCTTACGTAGAGAGATCAGAACGTGATGCAGGACGGGAGGAATTAAACGATAAAGAAGAACTTCAGACTCAACTAGCAGATCACAAAAAAGAGATTGAACAGCTAAAGAAGAAACTACAAGCTGCTTTAATTAGTAGAAAAGAGCTGAATCGCAAAATCTCAAAACTAGAGAAACAAATGGTTAACACTGCAGTGAATCAAGAGATGGAATTAACTGGCAGTGCCAATGTTGAAGTAAAATCCAATGTTGAAGAAATATCTGAGCAAAGCATCACAGCAGATAGTCTGAAGCAACAATTGTCCGAAAAAGAATTTGACCTGGAAACTGTCCGGAAAGAACTTGTGGAGAAAAGTGCAGCTAATGTACAGCTTCAAAACATGGTTGAAGAATTATTATTAGAACTAAAAGATAAATCAAACCAGATTGAGTCTTTAAAAACCGAGCACACAGAGGGAACACCAGTAGACTCTAATATATTGGATGATAACCAAGAGGCAAGAATTCAACTCAAAAACAGAATAGCAACTCTTGAGCAAGACAAAgagattttgcaaaaaaaattacaggagGCATTGCATTCTCGCAAAGATACCATTAAGAAGGCACAGGAAAAAGACCGCCACCACCGTGAACAACTAAAGCAGCAAAAAGAAGACTTTAGTCTCTTGCAAGAAAAGTATGAAAAATTAGAACTGAATCAAAAGGCACACCCGATTTCTGAAGCAATTCTTGAGGAAAGAAGTGCACAAGCTATAATGCCTTATCCTTCAGAAAAACCACAATGTACCATTCCTAATACTTCTGAACACCTTATTTCAGTGTCTCTTTCAGAAGAGAATCCTGAAGAATCACATTGGGGAAAGGACTGGGTAGATGTTTCACCTGCAAGTGTTGAAGACTCTGTGCATGACACGTCAGGTATTTCAGGTCTTGCAATTAAAGACTATCAATCACAGTTGGAAGTCTTTCAGTCCCAGAAAAGTGAACTGGAATTAAAAACCTTGCAACTAGAAGAGACACTAAGTGGCCATTTAAAACAGATTTCACACATGCAGAACACAATAGACCAATTAAATAGAGAGCTacaaaatgagaaggaaaaaaatgtaaGCTTAGAAGAACATGCATCCACTCTAAAAGCAGAAATTGAAAGTAGTAACCAGGAAATATCTCACCTAAATGAAGTTACAATTGGAAATTTAAATAAAGAATTAATGTGTAAAAGGGAGGAGATTGAACAACTTCAACAGGCGCTAGAGGGTTTAAACCTAGCTCTTAAGAATGGAAATGTGTTGTTGGCTGAGAAAGATAATGTTGTACTGTCTCTTAAAACCCAACTTGAAGTTCAGACTAAAGAGTATGAAGAGCACACCAGGAAGCAGTCTCTTGAATCCCAAAATAAACTGGATGAAGAGGTGGAGGAATGTAAGGGCAAGCAACAGCTTCAAAGAAAACTTCAGGCTGCACTGATCTCTAGAAAAGATGCACTTAAAGAAAACAAGGCTTTAAAACTAGAATTGGATAGTGTTATAAATATTAAGGATGACCTGTCCAACAGACTACAGATATCTGAGGGTTTGGTTAACCATCTGAATGTTGAAAAAGATACATGGCTTAAGACAGCATCGGCTCAGAAAGAAGAGCGAGACAGGCTTATTGCTGAAATTGACAAATGTTTAttggaaaaccaaaattttgaagCTTCCTGTGAAAGCTTAAAATTAGCATTGGCAGGAATCACTCAAGAAAAAGAAGATTTAAGAAAAGAGTTGGAATCTATGAAGTTGTATTCAAATTCTCAGGTATCTGAGTGGCAAGAAAAGCTTACAGATTTGCAGAAAGAGTATGAGACACTGTTACAGTCTTATGAGAATGTGAGCAATGAAACAGATAGGATGAAGCGTGCAGTGGAAACAGTAAGACATGAAAAGCAAGAGTTatttagtaaaataaaaagtgtggaGACTGAAAAGAAAGAAGTAGAGCAGCAGCTAGAAGAGGCAGAAAAGGAGATTGAAAATATGAAAGAAAAAATGAGGAAATTTGCTAAAGCTAAGCAACAAAAAATacttgaactggaggaggaaaaTGACAGATTAAGGGGAGAATCACAACTGGCAATGGTGGACCAGAAGTCTGATACAGCTAATGCAGAAAATGCCAGCCTAAAAGAAGAGCTAGATAAGGTCCACTCAGAAAACCATAGCCTAATACTTCAGTTAGAACAGGTAAAGTCTGAAAAAGATGATATAGCTCAAGAAATTGAATCACTAAGACTACAGTTACATAATGTTAAGGCTAATGTACAAATTAGACTGCAGGAACCTATATCTGAAATACATGAAGAGACAATCATTAAAAATGAAGTTGAGGTGGCTGGTTCTCAGCTTCTAGAAGATGAAGCATTAATTGAAAAACAGCAAGAATATGGAGAACTGGCGGCAAAACATGAGCAAGGCCAACAAGAAGAAACCCAGGAAGAAACTTTACAAATGAAAGAACTGATCAAAAAACTAGAAGGCAATGCCATGATAAAACAAAACGAAATAGAGTATAAGAATGGTGAAATCACGATTTTAATGGAAGAAAAGTTAAGCTTGGAGACTCAGCTCATGAATCTACAAAGTAGGGTTACTAAAATGGAAATAGAAATTGTAGAGTTGGAAAATAAGTATCAGGTAGCTATTGACGACCTGGATGAAGTGAAAAGGCAGAAATATGCTGTTGAGCTTGAGAAGGATGAGCTAGAAGAGAGATTAATGAACCAGATGGCTGAACTCAATGGAAGCATTGGAAATTTCCAGCAAGATGCTATGGATCTGCAAGTAAAAAATGACAACCTAGAAAAAGAAATGGAGAATGTTAAACTTCAGTTAGAGGAGGAAAAACGACAGCTGGAAAGGCAGAAAGTTGAAGCTTTGTCTGTGGCACAAAAGGagtatgtggaaaaattaaaatctgCAAACCAGAGTGCCAAAGGCAGAAAGACACTATCAAAGGAGCTTCAGGAGCTGCTGAAAGAAAAGCAGCAAGAGGTTCGACACTTGCAGAAAGATTGCATACGATATCAGGAAACTATCAGTGGTTTAGAAAGGACAATTAAAGCCCTCGAATTTGAGCACAATAATTGTGAAAAAGAGAAACTGATCTCTAATGATAAGGTAATGAAAGCAATGGAGGACACAAGCAAGGCTCAGAAAGATCTAGCATCTTTTCGTGTGCTGCTTGATGATACACAAAGTGAAGCAGCAAGGGTTTTAGCAGAAaatctaaaattaaaagatgacaTGAATACGATAACTGAAAATACAACAATAATGctgaaaaagaaagaggaagataTGGAAAAGAGACTTTATACGGAGAGGGAAAAACATATGAAAGAAATTGCAAATTTACAGCAGAAAATAAATGTTCTACAGCAAGAAAAAGAACATCTTGAGGGGTTTATTGTCAATTTACAGAGCCAGATGAATGACAAGGATCAGGAAATGAAGAACTTACAGGGCAACTTGAACCAAAATATAGCCAAACTTGCAGCCTTTACACACAGCATGTGTTCTTTACAAAATGACAGAGACCGTGTTATAGAAGAATCAAAAAAGTGGAGCGACACGTTCACCGATGCAATGCAGAAAAAGGATACTGAGATAAACAACAAGGAGAAAGTTTGTTTGGATCTTAAAAATGAGCTGCTGCATATTAAATCCCAACTTGAAGAACTTAAGGTTGAGGTAACCAG gcTTCAATCTGAGAACACAGAACTTGTAACAAGTCGACAAGCTGAAGCAGAGGGCCACCTAAAAACAAAAGAGACTCTGTTGGGACAGACCACAATCCTTTCTTCTTCTTTGGAGGAAGAGCAAAAGAGGCACAGTGTTTGTCAGCAGGAACTGAAACTGCGCACTCAGGAAGCAAATGATAGGCAGAATCAGTTGGAGGCTCTTAAAATAGAAATAAGtcaaattaaatatataaatgaaaatcTGTCTGAAGCAGTAAAAAGATTGGAGGCAGAGGTCCAAGACTGCAAGTTGCACAATGAGCAGCTACAGAGTGATCTACAGGCTTCCAAATCTCTTAGAGAACAGCTGCACAAAGAATTGGAGCAAAAGGAGCAAGATGTGGTGCAGTTATTAAATTCTCGTGATGAAGCTGTTAGTACAGCTGTTAGTGAACTGCATGATGTGCATGCTATTGAATGCAAGACATTAGAAGATAAACTCAAAGAAACTGACGGGGAGAGACTAAAAATgcaagacaaaatagaaaaattaaaaaCTCAATTAAAAGCCTCAAAAGAGGAGGTTAAGCAAAGTAAAGGGCAGCTAGAGTCCTTCACCAAGTCTATGTGCTCACTGCAGGAGGAGAGAGAACATATTTTAAGTGACTACCAACAGTTGGAGCAGCGGCATCTTGATGCAATTCTTGCCAAAGATGGCCTAATTCAAGAggcggcagcagagagcaatgagCTGCGTGAAGAATTAAGGAACCTGCGTAGCCGTACTGATGACTTAAATGCACAGAATGCTAAACTGAATGCCCAGCTGACTCGCTACCGGGATGACTTGAGGGAGCTTATTTCATTAAAGGACTCACAACTGAAACAACTCCTGGGTGAAAAAATACAGGAGATTGAAACACTAAGACATGAGCTAAGCAACCAAGAGCAACAGTTGACTAAAGAAAAAAGCCAAAGTGAGATTTTTCAAAGGGGGCTAGATGAAAGTAAGTTAGAaaatcagaaaatgctggaagaggTTGCTAACCTAAATTTCAATGTATCTCAGCTGCACACTGAAATTGGGACACTACAAAACCAGGCTGAACAAGACAAGCAAGAAATGCAGATTTTAAAAGAAGAACTGATACAAGTGCAAAAGGAATTGACACGCGTTCAAGAAGAAAGCTCTTGCGCACAGGTAGAGGCAGAACAGCGAGTACAGCATGCAGAAGATGAACTAAATAAGAAGCTAAAAAGCATACAGCATGATACTGGCATCTTGCGTACCGAGACAGAGACTGCGGAAGAGCGAGTAGCCGAGCTTGCAAGGGATCTTATGGAATCAGAACAGCGATTGCTAACTGCAAATGAAGAAATATCTGGTCTTAAAGCTCAGCTGCAGGCATTTGAAGGTTCAATGAGGTCTTTACAGGATAGTCATGATTTGGCTCAGGAAGAAGTACAAAGGCTGCAGGAGCAGCTGAATGTAGTATCTGTCATGAATACTGAACTTAGTGCTGTAAACTCTGAAAAGGACCATCTCAATATTCTGTTATCAGAAAGCAAGGAAGAGCAACACAAGATGGAGATGCAGCTTAAAGATGTAAAGAAGACTTTGCAAGCAAAGGAAGAAGAAATAATTAGAATGACATCTGAATACAATAGTTCGCAGACACAGCTACAAAATATGTCCAAAGAAATGGGTAGTCTGCAGGAAGATCGTTTTAGGCTGCAAAGTACTTTAAAGACCCCAAAGGAAATTGAAAGGAGTTTGCAGAGTCCTTACCAAAAAGAAACAAAG ATCTCCCATAATGATGCCAGCAACTCGGCCGAAGAGCTTCAAAGGATGCAAATAGAGGTGCAAAACTTACATACTCAGCTAAATGAAACACTAACACAAGTTCATCATAAAGAACTCAGGATTCAACAACTGAACTCAAAG CTTTCTCACATTTTTGAGGAGAAAAATACTTTTTCTCTGCAATTGCGCGGCAGCAACCAGCAACTGCGTGATGTTACTAGTCGCTGTTCTTCCCTTGAAAGACAGCTTCAAGAACTGCAGCAAAAGAACTTG GAAACATTGGCAAGTGATACTGCCCCTGGAGCGCCACAGGAGAAGAAGCAACCCCAAACGGAGACAGATCAGCAATTATTGGAACTACAGGAAAG